The following are from one region of the Paenibacillus sp. KS-LC4 genome:
- the rplW gene encoding 50S ribosomal protein L23, with amino-acid sequence MKNPRDIIKRPVITERTSEYMVSKRYVFEVDLRSNKTEIKNAIEQIFKVKVTSVNTMRVAGKPKRYGKYSGYRSEWKKAIVQLSDDSKELEFFETSV; translated from the coding sequence ATGAAAAACCCTCGCGATATTATTAAACGTCCTGTTATTACAGAACGTACTAGCGAATACATGGTTTCCAAACGTTACGTGTTCGAAGTTGATCTTCGCTCTAACAAAACAGAAATCAAAAACGCTATTGAGCAAATTTTCAAAGTTAAGGTTACTAGCGTTAACACAATGCGTGTTGCTGGCAAGCCTAAGCGCTATGGTAAATATAGCGGTTATAGATCCGAATGGAAAAAAGCAATCGTTCAACTGAGCGATGATAGCAAAGAACTTGAGTTCTTTGAAACGTCTGTATAG
- the rplD gene encoding 50S ribosomal protein L4: MPKVTLYNVSGSQVGEVELADSVFGIEPNKHVLHSAVTLQQAAERAGTHKTKGRSEVRGGGRKPWKQKGTGRARQGSIRSPQWVGGGTVFGPTPRSYGFKLPKKVRRLAIKSALSSKVIGNDIIVLDQLSFAAPKTKEFAAILNNLKVARKALVVLPSYDDNVALSARNIPGVKFVAADGINVLDVLVYDKLIITKDAVEKVQEVFA, encoded by the coding sequence ATGCCTAAAGTAACATTATACAATGTGAGCGGTTCGCAAGTAGGCGAGGTTGAATTGGCAGATAGCGTATTCGGTATCGAGCCTAACAAACACGTTCTACACAGCGCTGTTACGCTTCAGCAAGCTGCTGAACGTGCAGGTACTCACAAAACGAAAGGACGCTCTGAAGTACGTGGTGGCGGTCGTAAGCCTTGGAAACAAAAAGGAACTGGCCGTGCTCGTCAAGGTAGCATTCGCTCCCCGCAATGGGTTGGCGGCGGTACAGTATTTGGACCGACTCCACGCTCTTACGGATTCAAGCTTCCTAAGAAAGTTCGCCGTTTGGCAATCAAATCGGCTCTGTCTTCGAAAGTAATCGGAAATGACATTATCGTTCTTGATCAATTGTCGTTCGCTGCTCCTAAGACAAAAGAATTCGCAGCTATTTTGAACAACCTGAAAGTGGCTCGTAAAGCGCTTGTTGTTTTGCCTAGCTACGATGACAATGTAGCATTGTCTGCTCGTAACATTCCAGGTGTGAAATTCGTCGCAGCTGACGGCATTAATGTTCTGGATGTACTTGTATATGACAAGCTCATCATCACTAAAGATGCTGTAGAGAAAGTACAGGAGGTGTTTGCGTAA
- the rpsJ gene encoding 30S ribosomal protein S10, translating to MAKQKIRIRLKAYDHRILDQSAEKIVETAKRSGASVSGPIPLPTEKQIITVLRAVHKYKDSREQFEMRTHKRLIDIVNPTPQTVDALMRLDLPSGVDIEIKL from the coding sequence ATGGCAAAGCAAAAGATTCGTATTCGCTTGAAGGCGTACGATCACAGGATTCTTGATCAATCCGCAGAGAAAATTGTAGAAACTGCAAAACGTTCCGGAGCGAGTGTTTCCGGGCCGATTCCGCTTCCAACGGAAAAGCAAATCATCACCGTTCTCCGCGCGGTACACAAGTACAAGGATTCCAGGGAGCAATTCGAAATGCGTACACATAAACGCTTGATCGACATTGTTAACCCTACGCCGCAAACGGTTGATGCGTTGATGCGCCTGGACTTACCATCCGGTGTAGATATCGAAATCAAACTGTAA
- the rplC gene encoding 50S ribosomal protein L3: MKGILGKKLGMTQVFTAEGNVIPVTVIEAGPCVVLQKKDQETDGYEAVQLGFADKKESRTIKPEIGHAKKAGATPKRYVREIRGIQLGDYEVGQVVKADLFAEGEFVDVTGISKGKGFAGVIKRWGQSTGPMSHGSRYHRGPGSMGSIQANRVPKGKRLPGHMGTDAITIQKLEVIRVDAERNVLLVKGSVPGPKNGFVKVKLTVKK, translated from the coding sequence ATGAAAGGTATCTTAGGTAAAAAACTTGGAATGACTCAAGTGTTTACTGCTGAAGGTAACGTAATTCCGGTTACGGTTATCGAAGCTGGACCATGTGTCGTTTTGCAGAAGAAAGACCAGGAAACTGATGGTTACGAAGCTGTTCAACTCGGTTTTGCCGACAAGAAAGAAAGCAGAACTATTAAGCCGGAAATTGGCCACGCTAAAAAAGCGGGAGCTACTCCTAAGCGCTACGTTCGTGAAATTCGCGGCATCCAATTGGGTGACTATGAAGTTGGTCAAGTGGTTAAAGCTGACCTTTTCGCAGAAGGCGAATTCGTTGACGTAACAGGTATTTCTAAAGGTAAAGGCTTTGCCGGCGTTATTAAACGTTGGGGACAAAGCACGGGTCCTATGTCTCACGGTTCCCGTTACCACCGTGGTCCAGGTTCCATGGGTTCGATTCAAGCGAACCGCGTACCTAAAGGCAAACGCCTTCCAGGTCACATGGGTACTGACGCTATCACAATTCAGAAGCTTGAAGTTATCCGCGTAGACGCTGAGCGTAACGTGTTGCTGGTTAAAGGTTCTGTACCAGGCCCTAAAAACGGTTTTGTGAAAGTTAAACTTACCGTTAAGAAATAA
- a CDS encoding ABC transporter permease: protein MPGAIELGLIYALMALGVYITYRILDFPDLTVEGSFTTGGGIAMILITNGVSPWVATIAAFAGGAVAGAITGLLHTKGKINGLLSGIIMMIALYSINLRIMGKPNVSVYGMDTIFTTSNVLVIVVIVVIVAKLLLDLFLHTDLGLSLRATGDNERMIRSFGSNTETTKIIGISLSNALVALSGALFAQQSTAADISMGIGVIVVGLASVIIGEAIFGARKVFWATLAVVLGSIVYRIIITIAYRVEWLKASDLKLITAVIVIVALVVPTIQKSMKQKKMARKRSAELLTDSVQRGGGQ from the coding sequence ATGCCTGGTGCAATTGAGCTTGGTTTAATTTATGCTTTGATGGCGCTTGGCGTCTACATTACGTATCGTATATTGGATTTTCCGGATTTGACCGTGGAGGGTAGCTTCACGACGGGCGGCGGCATTGCGATGATTTTGATTACGAACGGGGTATCGCCTTGGGTAGCCACTATTGCTGCTTTTGCTGGCGGTGCAGTGGCAGGTGCCATTACTGGGCTTTTGCATACTAAAGGCAAAATTAATGGGCTGCTTTCCGGTATTATTATGATGATTGCGCTATATTCCATTAATTTGCGAATTATGGGCAAGCCGAACGTTTCGGTATATGGCATGGATACGATTTTTACAACTAGCAACGTACTTGTTATTGTCGTTATCGTTGTTATTGTGGCTAAGCTGCTCCTCGATTTGTTTCTGCATACCGATTTAGGGCTAAGTTTGCGTGCGACAGGAGATAACGAGCGTATGATTCGCAGCTTTGGTTCCAACACGGAAACGACTAAAATCATCGGTATATCCCTCTCCAACGCGCTCGTTGCTTTGTCAGGCGCTTTATTCGCACAGCAGTCCACTGCTGCTGATATTTCCATGGGGATTGGCGTTATCGTCGTCGGTTTGGCTTCCGTTATTATTGGTGAGGCTATTTTTGGAGCTCGTAAAGTTTTTTGGGCTACGCTGGCAGTCGTTCTTGGTTCCATTGTGTATCGAATCATTATTACGATTGCCTACCGGGTCGAGTGGCTCAAGGCTTCTGACTTAAAGCTGATTACTGCCGTAATCGTCATTGTTGCCCTTGTAGTTCCAACCATTCAGAAATCAATGAAGCAGAAAAAAATGGCTCGCAAACGCTCAGCGGAGCTGCTTACTGATTCTGTACAACGTGGAGGTGGGCAGTAA
- the rplE gene encoding 50S ribosomal protein L5 has product MAARMKDRFLNEITPALMQKFNYTTVMQVPKIEKVVINMGVGEAVANSKVLDVAVEELRQIAGQKPVVTRAKKSIAGFKLRENMPIGVKVTLRGERMYYFLDKLFNISLPRVRDFRGVSSKAFDGRGNYTLGLKEQLIFPEIEYDKVDKVRGMDIVIVTTAKTDEESRELLTQLGMPFAK; this is encoded by the coding sequence ATGGCTGCAAGAATGAAGGATCGTTTTCTAAACGAGATCACTCCTGCTCTGATGCAGAAGTTTAACTATACAACAGTTATGCAAGTGCCTAAAATCGAGAAAGTCGTCATCAATATGGGTGTCGGCGAAGCGGTTGCTAACTCGAAAGTACTTGATGTTGCTGTTGAAGAGCTTCGTCAAATTGCCGGTCAAAAACCGGTTGTAACTCGCGCGAAGAAGTCCATTGCCGGCTTCAAACTTCGTGAGAACATGCCAATCGGGGTTAAAGTAACACTGCGCGGCGAGCGTATGTATTACTTCCTGGATAAGCTGTTCAACATCTCCCTCCCACGTGTTCGTGACTTCCGCGGTGTATCTTCAAAAGCATTTGACGGTCGCGGTAACTACACACTGGGTTTGAAAGAGCAATTGATCTTCCCGGAGATTGAATACGATAAAGTTGATAAAGTTCGTGGTATGGATATCGTCATCGTGACGACGGCAAAAACGGACGAAGAATCTCGCGAATTGCTCACCCAATTGGGTATGCCATTTGCGAAGTAA
- the rpsH gene encoding 30S ribosomal protein S8, translating to MVMSDPIADMLTRIRNANLVRHETVEMPASKVKKEIAEILKREGFIRDAEYIEDNKQGIIRIFLKYGPSQERVITGLKRISKPGLRVYTKSNEIPRVLGGLGIAIISTSKGIMTDKEARQGKAGGEVVCYVW from the coding sequence ATGGTTATGTCTGATCCGATTGCAGATATGCTGACACGCATTCGCAACGCGAACCTTGTTCGCCATGAAACCGTTGAAATGCCCGCTTCGAAAGTGAAGAAGGAAATCGCTGAAATTCTGAAGCGTGAGGGTTTCATCCGCGATGCTGAATATATCGAGGATAACAAGCAAGGGATTATCCGTATTTTCTTGAAATACGGCCCGAGCCAAGAGCGTGTAATCACTGGTCTGAAACGTATTTCTAAACCAGGACTTCGCGTTTATACAAAATCTAATGAGATCCCTCGTGTACTGGGCGGTCTGGGAATTGCTATTATTTCCACGTCCAAAGGGATTATGACTGATAAAGAAGCACGTCAAGGCAAAGCTGGCGGCGAAGTCGTCTGCTACGTTTGGTAA
- the rpsQ gene encoding 30S ribosomal protein S17, with product MSERNARKVLVGKVVSDKMDKTVVVAIETYKKHSLYHKRIKSTKKFKAHDENNEAKIGDVVKIMETRPLSKDKRFRLVEIVEVAIVL from the coding sequence ATGAGCGAACGTAATGCCCGCAAAGTGTTAGTCGGTAAAGTGGTGAGTGACAAAATGGATAAAACAGTTGTTGTTGCTATTGAAACTTACAAAAAGCACAGCCTGTACCATAAACGCATCAAATCCACGAAAAAGTTCAAAGCCCATGATGAGAACAACGAAGCTAAAATCGGCGATGTTGTAAAGATTATGGAAACTCGTCCGCTTTCGAAAGACAAACGCTTCAGACTCGTGGAGATTGTTGAAGTAGCGATTGTCCTTTAA
- the rplN gene encoding 50S ribosomal protein L14, translating to MIQPFSRLRVADNSGAKELMCIRVLGGTGRRVAAIGDLIVCSVKQATPGGVVKKGDVVKAVIVRTKRTVRRKDGSYIAFDENAAVIVKEDKSPRGTRIFGPVARELRDKDFMKIVSLAPEVI from the coding sequence ATGATTCAACCATTTTCCCGTTTGCGTGTCGCTGACAACTCAGGAGCTAAAGAACTGATGTGTATCCGTGTACTTGGTGGAACTGGTCGTCGCGTAGCGGCTATCGGCGATTTGATCGTTTGTTCCGTTAAACAAGCAACACCAGGCGGCGTTGTCAAAAAAGGTGATGTTGTTAAAGCAGTTATCGTTCGTACAAAGCGTACGGTTCGTCGTAAAGACGGTTCCTACATCGCATTTGACGAAAATGCAGCTGTAATCGTTAAAGAAGACAAGAGCCCACGTGGTACTCGTATTTTTGGACCAGTTGCTCGTGAGCTGCGCGATAAAGATTTCATGAAAATCGTATCGCTTGCACCAGAGGTTATCTAA
- a CDS encoding type Z 30S ribosomal protein S14: MAKTSMKVKQQRTPKFKVRAYTRCERCGRPHSVLQKFKVCRICFRELAYKGQIPGVKKASW; encoded by the coding sequence GTGGCAAAAACTTCGATGAAAGTGAAGCAACAGCGTACACCGAAATTTAAAGTGCGTGCGTACACGCGCTGTGAACGTTGTGGCCGTCCGCACTCTGTTTTGCAAAAGTTTAAAGTTTGCCGGATTTGTTTCCGTGAGTTAGCATACAAAGGCCAGATCCCTGGCGTTAAGAAAGCAAGCTGGTAA
- the rplB gene encoding 50S ribosomal protein L2, which produces MPIKKYKPTSPARRGMSVSTFEEITTDTPEKSLLAPLFKKAGRNNQGKITVRHQGGGHKRKYRIIDFKRLKDGIAGKVATIEYDPNRTSNIALIHYADGEKAYIIAPKGLKVGDQVMSGPTADIKVGNTLPLGNIPVGSVIHNIELQPGKGGQLVRAAGTEAQLLGKEEVYVSIRLSSGEVRRILKTCRATIGSVGNEDHELVKIGKAGRSRWLNRRPEVRGVVMNPNDHPHGGGEGRAPIGRKSPMSPWGKPTLGYKTRKKKKASSQYIIRRRTK; this is translated from the coding sequence GTGCCAATTAAAAAGTATAAACCGACCTCTCCTGCACGTCGTGGTATGTCGGTCTCGACTTTCGAAGAGATCACAACAGACACACCGGAGAAATCGTTGCTAGCACCACTTTTCAAAAAAGCTGGTCGTAACAACCAAGGTAAAATTACGGTTCGTCATCAAGGCGGCGGACACAAACGTAAATATCGGATTATCGACTTCAAGCGTCTTAAGGATGGGATTGCTGGTAAAGTGGCTACGATCGAATACGATCCAAACCGTACTTCCAACATCGCTCTAATCCACTATGCTGATGGTGAGAAAGCCTACATTATCGCTCCAAAAGGTCTTAAAGTTGGAGATCAAGTAATGTCTGGTCCTACTGCCGATATTAAAGTAGGTAACACTCTTCCACTTGGTAACATTCCTGTTGGTTCGGTTATCCACAACATTGAATTGCAACCAGGTAAAGGCGGACAATTGGTTCGTGCTGCTGGTACTGAAGCTCAGCTTCTTGGTAAAGAAGAAGTTTACGTGTCGATTCGCCTTTCTTCCGGTGAAGTTCGTCGTATTCTGAAAACTTGCCGTGCTACAATCGGTTCTGTTGGTAACGAAGATCACGAGCTCGTGAAAATCGGTAAAGCTGGCCGTTCCCGTTGGTTGAACAGACGTCCTGAAGTCCGCGGCGTAGTTATGAACCCTAACGATCACCCACACGGTGGTGGTGAAGGTCGCGCTCCGATCGGTCGTAAATCGCCAATGTCTCCTTGGGGCAAACCAACACTTGGTTACAAAACCCGCAAGAAGAAAAAAGCTTCGAGCCAATATATTATTCGTCGTCGTACGAAGTAA
- the rplF gene encoding 50S ribosomal protein L6, which produces MSRIGRKPIQVPNGVTINLENSVITVKGPKGTLSREYHKDMKVNVSETEIVIERPSDNKLHRSLHGTTRSIIANMVSGVTDGFSKNLELVGVGYRASKNGEKIVLNVGYSHPVEIAPEGGIEFDVPANTKITVRGIDKELVGAFAAKIRSVREPEPYKGKGIKYEGERIIRKEGKAGKKK; this is translated from the coding sequence ATGTCCCGTATTGGTCGCAAGCCAATCCAAGTGCCTAACGGCGTAACAATTAACTTGGAAAATTCAGTTATCACTGTTAAAGGACCTAAAGGAACGCTTTCTCGTGAATATCACAAAGATATGAAAGTCAATGTGAGTGAAACGGAGATCGTCATTGAACGTCCTTCTGACAATAAATTGCATCGCTCTTTGCACGGTACTACTCGCAGCATCATCGCTAACATGGTGAGCGGAGTTACTGACGGATTCTCGAAAAATCTTGAACTCGTTGGCGTAGGTTATCGTGCAAGCAAAAATGGTGAGAAAATCGTTCTTAACGTTGGTTACTCTCACCCAGTGGAAATCGCTCCTGAAGGCGGAATCGAGTTCGACGTTCCTGCAAACACGAAAATTACTGTTCGCGGAATTGATAAAGAACTCGTTGGCGCATTTGCTGCCAAAATCCGTTCAGTACGTGAGCCTGAGCCGTATAAAGGTAAAGGTATCAAGTACGAAGGCGAGCGTATTATCCGCAAAGAAGGTAAAGCTGGTAAGAAGAAATAA
- the rpmC gene encoding 50S ribosomal protein L29: protein MKASEFRNLTSAEIEQKVNGFKEELFNLRFQLATGQLDNPTRIRDVRREIARAKTILRERELGISS from the coding sequence ATGAAGGCTAGTGAATTTCGTAACCTAACCTCTGCTGAGATCGAACAAAAGGTAAATGGTTTTAAAGAGGAGCTATTCAACCTTCGTTTCCAATTGGCTACTGGTCAACTGGACAATCCGACACGGATTCGTGACGTACGGAGAGAAATTGCTCGTGCTAAAACCATCTTGCGTGAAAGAGAACTCGGTATCAGCAGCTAA
- the rplR gene encoding 50S ribosomal protein L18, with protein MITKGDKNKARLKRHLRVRKKINGTVARPRLSVFRSAKHMYAQLIDDVQGVTLAAASTQDKELAEAIGNGGSVEAARKVGELLAKRAQAKGVNQVVFDRGGYLYHGRIQALADAAREAGLEF; from the coding sequence ATGATTACGAAAGGCGATAAAAACAAGGCACGTCTGAAAAGACACTTGCGTGTTCGTAAAAAAATCAATGGAACGGTTGCACGTCCACGTCTGTCGGTGTTTCGTTCCGCTAAGCATATGTATGCTCAATTGATCGATGATGTACAAGGAGTAACACTTGCTGCTGCTTCTACACAAGACAAAGAGCTGGCTGAAGCTATCGGCAACGGCGGCAGCGTTGAGGCTGCTCGTAAAGTAGGCGAATTGCTTGCAAAACGCGCTCAAGCGAAAGGTGTAAACCAAGTAGTTTTTGATCGCGGTGGTTACTTGTATCACGGAAGAATTCAGGCGCTTGCTGATGCAGCTCGCGAAGCTGGTCTGGAATTCTAA
- the rplX gene encoding 50S ribosomal protein L24: MPRLKKILESHNNKLHVKKDDTVIVISGKDKGKKGRVIAAYPRENRVLVEGVNMVKKHTRPSQANPQGGIIEQEAPIHVSNVMHIDPKSGKVTRIGYKVLDNGKKVRIAKRSGEVID; the protein is encoded by the coding sequence ATGCCAAGATTGAAAAAAATTCTTGAATCGCATAACAATAAATTGCACGTTAAAAAAGATGATACGGTCATCGTCATTTCCGGTAAGGATAAAGGCAAAAAAGGCCGTGTAATCGCTGCATACCCGCGTGAAAATCGCGTACTTGTAGAAGGCGTCAATATGGTTAAAAAGCATACTCGTCCATCGCAGGCTAACCCGCAGGGCGGTATTATCGAGCAAGAAGCGCCGATCCACGTTTCGAACGTGATGCACATTGATCCGAAGAGCGGTAAAGTAACTCGCATTGGATACAAAGTGCTTGATAACGGCAAAAAAGTTCGGATCGCAAAACGTTCCGGCGAAGTAATCGACTAA
- a CDS encoding ATP-binding cassette domain-containing protein produces MLNISKVSKLFNPGTVDEKPALININLHLMPGDFVTVIGSNGAGKSTLMNIISGVTRPDAGDVEIAGDKMTLLPEYKRSQWIGRVFQDPMAGTAPRMTIEENLAMAYKRGKPRGLMLGVTPAKRAFFKEQLSRLGIGLENRLGAKVGLLSGGERQALSLLMATFTKPQILLLDEHTAALDPARAELITALTDSLVHEMQLTTLMVTHNMEQAIRLGNRLIMMDKGRIILDVNERRKRDLTVAQLLNEFEQISGKKLADDRIVLG; encoded by the coding sequence ATGCTGAACATTTCAAAGGTGTCCAAGCTTTTTAATCCAGGAACTGTTGATGAAAAGCCTGCTTTAATTAACATTAATCTTCATCTGATGCCTGGCGATTTTGTTACGGTCATTGGAAGTAATGGAGCTGGCAAGTCTACATTGATGAATATTATATCGGGTGTCACACGCCCAGATGCGGGGGATGTTGAAATAGCCGGGGATAAAATGACACTGCTTCCCGAATATAAACGCAGCCAATGGATTGGCAGAGTATTTCAAGATCCAATGGCGGGCACAGCGCCGCGCATGACGATTGAGGAAAATCTGGCTATGGCTTATAAAAGGGGCAAGCCGCGTGGGCTCATGCTGGGAGTGACGCCAGCCAAGCGTGCTTTTTTCAAGGAGCAGCTTTCAAGGCTCGGTATTGGGCTTGAGAACCGCTTGGGCGCAAAGGTTGGCCTTCTATCCGGGGGAGAGCGGCAAGCGCTTAGCCTGCTGATGGCGACCTTTACAAAGCCTCAAATATTGCTGCTTGATGAGCACACGGCTGCGCTCGATCCTGCTCGAGCAGAGCTGATTACAGCGCTCACGGATTCGCTTGTACATGAGATGCAGCTGACGACGCTTATGGTTACTCACAATATGGAGCAGGCAATCCGTCTAGGCAACCGGCTTATTATGATGGACAAGGGGCGCATCATCCTTGATGTTAATGAGCGTCGCAAGAGGGATCTGACGGTAGCGCAGCTGCTTAACGAATTTGAGCAAATTAGCGGTAAGAAGCTGGCCGACGACCGGATTGTGTTAGGTTAA
- the rplP gene encoding 50S ribosomal protein L16, whose translation MLVPKRVKHRKQQRGHMKGRAKGGTEVSFGEYGLQALEPSWITNRQIESARIAMTRYIKRGGKVWIKIFPAKPITQKPLEVRMGSGKGNVEKWVAVVKPGKIMFELAGVPEEVAREAMRLASHKLPVKTKFVKREEVGGEANEG comes from the coding sequence ATGTTGGTACCTAAACGTGTCAAACACCGCAAGCAACAACGCGGACATATGAAAGGTCGCGCTAAAGGCGGTACTGAAGTTTCCTTCGGAGAATACGGTCTTCAAGCGCTTGAGCCGTCATGGATTACGAACCGTCAAATCGAATCGGCTCGTATTGCTATGACTCGTTACATCAAACGTGGTGGTAAAGTATGGATTAAGATTTTCCCAGCTAAGCCAATCACTCAAAAGCCTCTCGAGGTTCGTATGGGTAGCGGTAAAGGTAACGTTGAGAAATGGGTTGCTGTCGTTAAGCCAGGCAAAATTATGTTTGAGCTTGCTGGAGTGCCTGAAGAGGTTGCTCGCGAAGCAATGCGTCTTGCGTCACACAAACTGCCTGTTAAAACGAAGTTCGTGAAACGCGAAGAAGTAGGTGGTGAAGCAAATGAAGGCTAG
- the rplV gene encoding 50S ribosomal protein L22, with product MSEAKAHLRFVRIAPRKAQLVADLIRGKKVGEAIAILRHTPKSASPILEKLLNSAIANAEHNYQLDVNKLVISQAFVNQGPTMKRFRPRAMGRASKINKRTSHITLVVSEK from the coding sequence ATGTCTGAAGCTAAAGCGCATTTGAGATTCGTACGTATTGCTCCTCGTAAAGCTCAACTCGTTGCGGATTTGATTCGCGGCAAGAAAGTTGGCGAAGCAATCGCGATTCTGCGTCACACGCCTAAATCTGCTTCCCCGATTTTGGAGAAGCTGCTGAACTCTGCTATTGCTAACGCTGAGCATAACTATCAATTGGACGTTAACAAGCTGGTTATTTCCCAGGCTTTCGTTAACCAAGGTCCAACTATGAAACGTTTCCGCCCACGTGCAATGGGACGTGCAAGCAAAATCAACAAAAGAACCAGCCACATCACTTTGGTGGTATCTGAGAAATAA
- the rpsS gene encoding 30S ribosomal protein S19, with protein MGRSLKKGPFVDGYLLKKVEDLNESNKKVVIKTWSRRSTIFPQFIGHTFGVYDGRKHVPVWVTEDMVGHKLGEFAPTRTYKGHDDDKKTGRR; from the coding sequence ATGGGTCGCAGTTTGAAAAAAGGACCGTTTGTTGACGGCTACCTGCTCAAAAAAGTCGAGGATTTGAATGAATCAAACAAAAAAGTCGTGATCAAAACTTGGTCCCGTCGCTCGACAATTTTCCCGCAATTCATTGGTCACACTTTCGGCGTTTATGACGGCCGTAAGCACGTACCGGTATGGGTGACGGAAGATATGGTTGGACACAAGCTTGGTGAGTTTGCACCAACTCGTACGTACAAAGGTCATGATGACGATAAGAAAACAGGCAGAAGATAG
- the rpsC gene encoding 30S ribosomal protein S3: MGQKVNPVGLRVGIIRDWESKWYAGKDFGDLLIEDVKIREYLKNKLKDAAVSHIEIERAANRVNVTIQTAKPGMVIGKGGSEVENLRTELGKITKGKKVHINISEIKQADMDAILVAESIAQQLERRVSFRRALKQAIQRSMRAGAKGIKTAVSGRLGGAEIARSEGYSEGTVPLHTLRADIDYGTAEAHTTYGRIGVKVWIYRGEVLPAKKKAPQEGGN, translated from the coding sequence GTGGGTCAAAAGGTAAATCCGGTCGGTCTTCGTGTCGGGATTATCCGTGATTGGGAATCCAAATGGTACGCAGGCAAAGACTTCGGCGATCTTCTGATTGAAGACGTGAAAATTCGTGAATACCTGAAGAACAAACTTAAGGATGCGGCAGTATCCCATATCGAAATCGAGCGCGCGGCTAACCGTGTTAACGTGACGATTCAAACTGCGAAGCCGGGTATGGTTATCGGTAAAGGCGGTTCTGAAGTGGAGAACCTGCGCACGGAGCTTGGTAAAATCACTAAAGGTAAAAAAGTTCACATCAACATTTCTGAAATTAAACAAGCAGATATGGATGCTATTCTTGTAGCAGAAAGTATCGCACAACAGCTGGAGCGTCGTGTTTCTTTCCGTCGTGCTTTGAAACAAGCGATCCAACGTTCGATGCGTGCTGGCGCTAAAGGGATCAAAACCGCTGTTAGCGGACGTCTCGGCGGTGCTGAAATTGCTCGTTCAGAAGGCTATAGCGAAGGTACAGTTCCACTTCATACCCTTCGTGCTGATATCGACTATGGTACAGCTGAAGCGCATACGACATATGGTCGTATCGGTGTAAAAGTATGGATCTACCGTGGCGAAGTCCTTCCGGCTAAGAAGAAAGCTCCCCAGGAAGGAGGCAACTAA